The following coding sequences are from one Musa acuminata AAA Group cultivar baxijiao chromosome BXJ2-4, Cavendish_Baxijiao_AAA, whole genome shotgun sequence window:
- the LOC135610156 gene encoding non-specific lipid-transfer protein 1-like: protein MARSALHPVALVVATTVVLLAAAPRGGEAITCSQVYGDLISCVGYLQGGPIKQQCCSGIKSLIAAARTTKDRRTACGCIKTAAAGLSGIDYGRVSQLPGQCGISVSYKISPNVDCSKIN from the exons ATGGCTCGCTCCGCTCTGCATCCGGTGGCCTTGGTGGTGGCAACGACCGTGGTGCTACTGGCGGCCGCACCCCGTGGCGGCGAGGCTATAACCTGCTCCCAGGTGTACGGGGACCTGATATCGTGCGTGGGGTACCTGCAGGGCGGCCCCATCAAGCAGCAGTGCTGCAGTGGGATCAAGTCGTTGATAGCGGCGGCGCGGACGACGAAGGACCGCCGCACCGCGTGCGGGTGCATCAAGACGGCCGCCGCGGGGCTGTCGGGGATCGACTACGGGCGGGTCAGCCAACTGCCCGGCCAGTGCGGCATCTCCGTTTCTTACAAGATCAGCCCCAACGTGGACTGCTCCAA GATAAACTGA
- the LOC103981847 gene encoding non-specific lipid-transfer protein 1: MARSGAPLVLVLALLLLVTAPHVTIAITCGQVTSALSSCISYATGKGPLSTACCSGVKSLNSAAKTTADRKTACTCIKSTVSRLSGAQAGAIAGIPGKCGVSIGYPISASTDCSKVK; encoded by the exons ATGGCGCGCTCCGGAGCTCCGCTAGTGCTTGTGctggccctcctcctcctcgtcaccGCACCACATGTGACCATAGCCATCACGTGCGGGCAGGTCACGTCCGCCCTGAGCTCATGCATCTCCTACGCCACCGGCAAGGGGCCGCTGTCCACCGCTTGCTGCAGCGGGGTGAAGAGCCTCAACAGCGCCGCGAAGACCACGGCGGACCGCAAGACCGCGTGCACCTGCATCAAGTCCACCGTGTCCCGTCTCTCGGGGGCCCAAGCCGGTGCTATTGCCGGCATCCCGGGCAAATGTGGCGTCAGCATCGGCTACCCCATCAGCGCCTCCACCGACTGCTCCAA GGTGAAGTGA